A portion of the Musa acuminata AAA Group cultivar baxijiao chromosome BXJ1-1, Cavendish_Baxijiao_AAA, whole genome shotgun sequence genome contains these proteins:
- the LOC135677359 gene encoding cell division cycle 20.3, cofactor of APC complex-like — translation MDMDFARCALTMPSRPQRDGSIESPSSVAYQKLLVQCILKNRSRIFAFKSAPESPADKVSQFDEDNRPHKKQQRRIPKDADRVLAAYDILDDDRLNLLDWGSNNVLAIGLNDKVCLWNAANKSSTEFS, via the coding sequence ATGGACATGGACTTCGCGCGCTGTGCTCTAACCATGCCTTCCAGACCTCAGCGTGATGGTTCGATAGAATCCCCATCGAGTGTGGCGTACCAAAAACTTCTTGTTCAATGTATTTTGAAGAACAGATCTCGCATCTTCGCATTCAAGAGTGCACCCGAATCACCGGCCGACAAGGTGTCCCAATTTGACGAGGACAATCGACCACACAAGAAGCAACAGAGGCGAATCCCAAAAGATGCAGATAGGGTTTTGGCTGCTTATGATATCTTAGATGATGATAGGTTGAATCTActcgactggggaagcaataaCGTGTTGGCGATTGGCCTCAATGACAAAGTGTGCCTATGGAATGCTGCGAATAAGTCTAGTACGGAGTTTTCATGA